One Microplitis mediator isolate UGA2020A chromosome 3, iyMicMedi2.1, whole genome shotgun sequence DNA segment encodes these proteins:
- the LOC130664709 gene encoding histone H1-like — MTETSVSPAPVEEKTVAKVDAPKKAAAKARKPSAKPTHPSTADMVKAAIKTLGERGGSSLQAIKKYIAATYKVDVEKQAPFIKKFLKGAVTKGTLVQTKGKGASGSFKLAVEKAASKPKATSVKKAAPKKPAAAKKPAAKKTPGEAKSSAKKAAAPKKAAVKKPAAAKKPVAKAPAKPKSAAPKAKKAVKGPTAKPKSPKPKKVAAPKAPKAAARKAPAVRK, encoded by the coding sequence ATGACTGAAACATCTGTGTCTCCAGCTCCTGTTGAAGAGAAGACTGTTGCCAAGGTCGACGCTCCTAAAAAAGCAGCAGCGAAAGCCAGAAAACCATCGGCCAAGCCAACCCATCCGAGCACTGCTGATATGGTTAAAGCTGCCATCAAAACTCTTGGTGAACGTGGAGGATCATCTCTTCAGGCCATCAAGAAGTACATCGCTGCAACCTACAAGGTCGACGTTGAAAAACAAGCGCCGTTcatcaagaaattcttgaagGGAGCCGTCACCAAGGGAACCCTGGTTCAAACCAAAGGAAAAGGTGCTTCTGGATCATTCAAACTTGCAGTCGAAAAAGCTGCATCTAAACCAAAAGCAACTAGTGTGAAAAAAGCTGCACCGAAGAAACCTGCAGCGGCCAAGAAACCAGCAGCCAAGAAGACTCCTGGTGAAGCCAAATCTTCAGCCAAAAAAGCTGCTGCTCCTAAAAAAGCAGCAGTTAAGAAACCAGCTGCAGCAAAAAAACCAGTAGCTAAAGCACCAGCTAAACCTAAATCCGCTGCACCAAAGGCCAAAAAAGCAGTCAAAGGTCCAACAGCTAAGCCTAAATCACCTAAACCTAAAAAAGTTGCTGCACCAAAAGCACCTAAAGCTGCAGCTAGAAAAGCACCTGCagtcagaaaataa
- the LOC130665400 gene encoding histone H4, translating to MTGRGKGGKGLGKGGAKRHRKVLRDNIQGITKPAIRRLARRGGVKRISGLIYEETRGVLKVFLENVIRDAVTYTEHAKRKTVTAMDVVYALKRQGRTLYGFGG from the coding sequence ATGACTGGCCGTGGTAAAGGAGGAAAAGGATTGGGAAAAGGAGGAGCCAAGCGCCATCGTAAGGTTCTTCGTGACAACATCCAGGGTATAACTAAACCAGCGATCCGTCGTCTGGCTCGTCGTGGTGGAGTCAAGCGTATCTCCGGTCTGATTTACGAAGAGACCCGTGGAGTTCTCAAGGTCTTCCTTGAAAATGTGATCCGTGACGCAGTCACTTACACCGAGCACGCCAAGCGTAAGACCGTCACTGCTATGGACGTTGTCTACGCTCTGAAACGTCAAGGCCGTACTCTTTACGGTTTTGGAGGTTAA
- the LOC130665237 gene encoding histone H3: MARTKQTARKSTGGKAPRKQLATKAARKSAPATGGVKKPHRYRPGTVALREIRRYQKSTELLIRKLPFQRLVREIAQDFKTDLRFQSSAVMALQEASEAYLVGLFEDTNLCAIHAKRVTIMPKDIQLARRIRGERA, from the coding sequence ATGGCTCGTACTAAGCAAACTGCTCGTAAGTCGACTGGTGGAAAGGCTCCACGCAAACAACTGGCTACCAAAGCCGCTCGTAAGAGTGCGCCAGCCACCGGAGGAGTCAAGAAGCCTCATCGTTACCGTCCCGGCACAGTAGCTCTCCGTGAAATTCGTCGCTACCAGAAGAGCACGGAACTTCTCATCCGTAAACTCCCATTCCAACGTCTGGTTCGTGAAATCGCCCAAGATTTCAAAACTGATCTCCGATTCCAGAGCTCAGCTGTGATGGCTCTCCAGGAAGCCAGCGAAGCCTACTTAGTTGGTCTCTTCGAAGACACCAACCTCTGCGCCATCCACGCCAAGCGTGTCACCATCATGCCCAAGGACATCCAGTTGGCTCGTCGTATTCGAGGAGAACGTGCCTAA
- the LOC130665432 gene encoding histone H2A has translation MSGRGKGGKVKGKSKTRSSRAGLQFPVGRIHRMLRKGNYAERVGAGAPVYLAAVMEYLAAEVLELAGNAARDNKKTRIIPRHLQLAIRNDEELNKLLSGVTIAQGGVLPNIQAVLLPKKTEKSSS, from the coding sequence ATGTCTGGTCGCGGTAAAGGAGGCAAAGTAAAGGGCAAGTCAAAGACCCGTTCAAGCCGTGCTGGACTCCAGTTCCCAGTCGGTCGTATCCACCGAATGTTGCGTAAAGGAAATTACGCAGAACGAGTTGGTGCTGGTGCTCCAGTCTACCTCGCAGCTGTAATGGAATATTTGGCCGCTGAAGTTCTCGAGTTGGCAGGCAACGCTGCTCGTGACAACAAGAAGACTCGTATCATCCCACGTCATCTCCAATTGGCCATCCGTAACGACGAAGAGTTGAACAAACTTCTCTCAGGAGTCACCATCGCTCAAGGTGGAGTCTTACCCAACATCCAAGCTGTCTTGTTGCCCAAGAAAACCGAAAAAAGCAGCTCATAA
- the LOC130664757 gene encoding histone H2B-like, producing the protein MPPKASGKAVKKSGKAQKNITKSDKKGRKKKRKESYAIYIYKVLKQVHPDTGVSSKAMSIMNSFVNDIFERIAAEASRLAHYNKRSTITSREIQTAVRLLLPGELAKHAVSEGTKAVTKYTSSK; encoded by the coding sequence ATGCCTCCCAAAGCAAGTGGTAAAGCCGTTAAGAAGTCTGGTAAAGCCCAGAAAAACATCACTAAGAGTGACAAGAAAGGACGCAAGAAGAAGCGTAAGGAAAGTTACGCCATCTACATCTACAAAGTGTTGAAACAAGTTCATCCCGACACTGGAGTTTCCAGTAAAGCCATGAGCATCATGAACAGTTTCGTCAACGACATCTTCGAGCGTATCGCTGCCGAAGCTTCAAGACTTGCGCACTACAACAAGAGGTCAACCATCACCTCCCGGGAGATCCAAACTGCAGTTCGTCTTCTGCTTCCTGGTGAATTGGCCAAGCACGCCGTCTCTGAAGGAACCAAAGCTGTCACCAAATACACCAGCTCCAAATAA
- the LOC130664964 gene encoding histone H1-III-like: protein MTETSVSPALVEEKAPAKVDSPKKAAAKKPATKATHPSAADMVTAAIKSLGERGGSSLQAIKKYIAATYKVDVERQAPFIKKFLKAAVIKGTLVQTKGKGASGSFKLPVEKAAPKPKAAAKKPAAAKKPAAAKKPAAKKATGEAKAVKKPASPKKAPVKKSEPKKPAAKAPAKTKAAASPKAKKAAKAPTAKPKSPKPKKVAAPKAAKPAARKAPAVRN, encoded by the coding sequence ATGACTGAGACATCTGTATCTCCAGCTCTAGTTGAAGAGAAGGCTCCGGCCAAAGTCGACTCGCCCAAAAAAGCTGCTGCCAAGAAACCAGCAACGAAGGCAACTCATCCAAGTGCTGCAGACATGGTCACTGCTGCCATCAAATCTCTTGGTGAACGTGGGGGATCATCTCTTCAGGCCATCAAGAAGTATATCGCTGCAACCTACAAGGTTGATGTTGAAAGGCAAGCACCGTTCATCAAGAAGTTCCTCAAGGCCGCCGTCATCAAGGGAACTCTGGTTCAAACCAAAGGAAAAGGCGCATCTGGATCATTCAAACTTCCAGTTGAAAAAGCTGCACCTAAACCTAAAGCTGCCGCGAAGAAACCCGCTGCTGCAAAGAAACCTGCAGCTGCCAAAAAACCAGCAGCCAAGAAAGCAACCGGTGAAGCCAAAGCTGTCAAGAAGCCTGCATCGCCCAAAAAAGCACCAGTTAAAAAATCTGAGCCCAAGAAACCAGCCGCCAAAGCACCAGCTAAAACTAAAGCTGCTGCTTCTCCAAAAGCCAAGAAAGCTGCCAAGGCTCCAACAGCTAAACCTAAGTCACCTAAACCCAAGAAAGTTGCGGCTCCAAAAGCAGCTAAACCTGCAGCTAGGAAAGCACCTGCAGTCAGGAATTAA
- the LOC130666055 gene encoding histone H4 — MTGRGKGGKGLGKGGAKRHRKVLRDNIQGITKPAIRRLARRGGVKRISGLIYEETRGVLKVFLENVIRDAVTYTEHAKRKTVTAMDVVYALKRQGRTLYGFGG, encoded by the coding sequence ATGACTGGCCGTGGTAAAGGAGGAAAAGGATTGGGAAAAGGAGGAGCCAAGCGCCATCGTAAGGTTCTTCGTGATAACATCCAGGGTATAACTAAACCAGCGATCCGTCGTCTGGCTCGTCGTGGTGGAGTCAAGCGTATCTCCGGTCTGATTTACGAAGAGACCCGTGGAGTTCTCAAGGTCTTCCTTGAAAACGTGATCCGTGATGCTGTCACCTACACCGAGCACGCCAAGCGTAAGACCGTCACTGCTATGGACGTTGTCTACGCTCTGAAACGTCAAGGCCGTACTCTTTACGGTTTTGGAGGTTAA
- the LOC130666051 gene encoding histone H3 yields the protein MARTKQTARKSTGGKAPRKQLATKAARKSAPATGGVKKPHRYRPGTVALREIRRYQKSTELLIRKLPFQRLVREIAQDFKTDLRFQSSAVMALQEASEAYLVGLFEDTNLCAIHAKRVTIMPKDIQLARRIRGERA from the coding sequence ATGGCTCGTACTAAGCAAACTGCTCGTAAGTCGACTGGTGGAAAGGCTCCACGCAAACAACTGGCTACCAAAGCCGCTCGTAAGAGTGCGCCAGCCACCGGAGGAGTCAAGAAGCCTCATCGTTACCGTCCCGGCACAGTAGCTCTCCGTGAAATTCGTCGCTACCAGAAGAGCACGGAACTTCTCATCCGTAAACTACCATTCCAACGTCTGGTTCGTGAAATCGCCCAAGATTTCAAAACTGATCTCCGATTCCAGAGCTCAGCTGTGATGGCTCTCCAGGAAGCCAGCGAAGCCTACTTAGTTGGTCTCTTCGAAGACACCAACCTTTGCGCCATCCACGCCAAGCGTGTCACCATCATGCCCAAGGACATCCAGTTGGCTCGTCGTATTCGAGGAGAACGTGCCTAA
- the LOC130666053 gene encoding histone H2A — MSGRGKGGKVKGKSKTRSSRAGLQFPVGRIHRMLRKGNYAERVGAGAPVYLAAVMEYLAAEVLELAGNAARDNKKTRIIPRHLQLAIRNDEELNKLLSGVTIAQGGVLPNIQAVLLPKKTEKSSS, encoded by the coding sequence ATGTCTGGTCGCGGTAAAGGAGGCAAAGTAAAGGGCAAGTCAAAGACCCGTTCAAGCCGTGCTGGACTCCAGTTCCCAGTCGGTCGTATCCACCGAATGTTGCGTAAAGGAAATTACGCAGAACGTGTTGGTGCTGGTGCTCCAGTCTACCTCGCAGCTGTAATGGAATATTTGGCCGCTGAAGTTCTCGAGTTGGCAGGCAACGCTGCTCGTGACAACAAGAAGACTCGTATCATCCCACGTCATCTCCAATTGGCCATCCGTAACGACGAAGAGTTAAACAAACTTCTCTCAGGAGTCACCATCGCTCAAGGTGGAGTCTTACCCAACATCCAAGCTGTCTTGTTGCCCAAGAAAACCGAAAAAAGCAGCTCATAA
- the LOC130666054 gene encoding histone H2B-like, which yields MPPKASGKAVKKSGKAQKNITKSDKKGRKKKRKESYAIYIYKVLKQVHPDTGVSSKAMSIMNSFVNDIFERIAAEASRLAHYNKRSTITSREIQTAVRLLLPGELAKHAVSEGTKAVTKYTSSK from the coding sequence ATGCCTCCGAAAGCAAGTGGTAAAGCCGTCAAGAAGTCTGGTAAAGCCCAGAAAAACATCACTAAGAGTGACAAGAAAGGACGCAAGAAGAAGCGTAAGGAAAGTTACGCCATCTACATCTACAAAGTGTTGAAACAAGTTCATCCCGACACTGGAGTTTCCAGTAAAGCCATGAGCATCATGAACAGTTTCGTCAACGACATCTTCGAGCGTATCGCTGCCGAAGCTTCAAGACTTGCGCACTACAACAAGAGGTCAACCATCACCTCCCGGGAGATCCAAACTGCAGTTCGTCTTCTGCTTCCTGGTGAATTGGCCAAGCACGCCGTCTCTGAAGGAACCAAAGCTGTCACCAAATACACCAGCTCCAAATAA